The proteins below are encoded in one region of Brevundimonas fontaquae:
- a CDS encoding S9 family peptidase, protein MNRRQLIMSTAATALAVSASPALARQSTGSPMPQPPVAKKIPVVIEQLGRTRTDDYQWMKDDNWQAVLRDPTLIKAEVKEHLTAENAYREAMMASTLPLQETMFAEMRGRIKEDDSSVPAPDGGWNYYVEYQTGDQHPRYMRAERQGTWMVDGQPVTKNFVMAPTPQLLLDANELAKGKAYSEVSAASHSPDHSLFAYAEDAQGSEVHKIYVKDLATGEVLPDVIDSATGDFVFSLDSQWIFWTNRDDNGRPDKIFRRPARGGETALVYEEADDGMFIGVGRTADDQFILIGIQNQETSEARYIPAATPTAEPVVLEPRVVATRYDVDHWGDRWVIRTNADDAIDFKIVQAPTATPAKANWTDLVPHMPGRFIEGLDLTNDHLARQERADANTRIIIRDRAGAEHEIAVDEPAFALSLAGASEYETTTTRYTYNSPSTPTQTFDYDMASHERTLRKTQQIPSGHNIEDYVVERLNAPASDGQLVPVTVLRRKSTPVDGSAPLLLYGYGSYGIPMPASFSTNRLSLVDRGWIYAIAHIRGGSDKGWGWFLDARKMTKKNTFTDFIASAEHLIDKKYATAGNIVAQGGSAGGLLMGAVNNMRPDLWAGIIGQVPFVDVINTMSDTSLPLTPPEWPEWGNPIEDPAAYDYMMSYSPYDQVEPKAYPAVLATGGLSDPRVTYWEPEKWVAKLRPATTSGKPVLLKINMEAGHGGAAGRFDYLKEVAHDYAFAVWAIDKGWETA, encoded by the coding sequence GTCATCGAACAGCTGGGCCGCACCCGTACCGACGACTACCAGTGGATGAAGGACGACAACTGGCAGGCGGTCCTGCGCGATCCGACCCTGATCAAGGCCGAAGTCAAGGAACACCTGACCGCCGAGAACGCCTACCGCGAGGCCATGATGGCCTCCACCCTGCCCTTGCAGGAGACGATGTTCGCGGAGATGCGCGGCCGCATCAAGGAAGACGACAGCTCGGTTCCGGCGCCAGATGGCGGCTGGAACTACTATGTCGAATACCAGACGGGCGATCAGCACCCCCGCTACATGCGCGCCGAGCGTCAGGGCACGTGGATGGTCGATGGTCAGCCGGTGACGAAAAATTTCGTCATGGCCCCCACGCCTCAGCTGCTGCTGGACGCTAACGAACTGGCCAAGGGCAAGGCCTATTCGGAAGTATCGGCCGCGAGCCACAGCCCGGATCACTCCCTCTTCGCCTATGCCGAGGACGCCCAGGGTTCCGAGGTTCACAAGATCTACGTCAAGGACTTGGCGACCGGCGAGGTGCTGCCCGATGTGATCGACAGCGCCACCGGCGACTTCGTCTTCTCGCTGGACAGCCAGTGGATTTTCTGGACCAACCGCGACGACAACGGCCGTCCGGACAAGATCTTCCGTCGCCCGGCGCGCGGCGGCGAGACCGCCTTGGTCTATGAGGAAGCCGACGACGGCATGTTCATCGGCGTGGGCCGCACGGCCGACGACCAGTTCATCCTCATCGGCATCCAGAACCAGGAAACGTCCGAGGCGCGCTATATCCCCGCTGCGACTCCGACGGCCGAACCCGTTGTGCTCGAGCCGCGCGTGGTGGCGACCCGCTACGACGTCGATCACTGGGGCGACCGCTGGGTGATCCGCACCAATGCGGACGACGCCATTGATTTCAAGATCGTCCAGGCCCCGACCGCAACGCCGGCCAAGGCGAACTGGACCGATCTGGTGCCGCACATGCCGGGCCGCTTCATCGAAGGCCTGGACCTGACGAACGATCACCTGGCGCGTCAGGAACGCGCAGACGCCAATACCCGCATCATCATCCGCGACCGGGCCGGCGCCGAGCATGAGATCGCGGTGGACGAACCGGCCTTCGCCCTGTCGCTGGCCGGCGCCTCCGAATACGAGACGACGACCACCCGCTACACCTACAACTCGCCGTCCACGCCGACGCAGACGTTCGACTACGACATGGCGTCGCACGAACGGACGCTGCGCAAGACGCAGCAGATTCCGTCCGGTCACAATATCGAGGACTATGTGGTCGAGCGGCTGAACGCCCCGGCTTCGGACGGCCAGTTGGTGCCGGTGACGGTGCTGCGTCGCAAATCGACGCCCGTCGATGGTTCGGCGCCCCTGCTGCTCTACGGATACGGCTCCTACGGCATCCCCATGCCGGCCAGCTTCTCGACCAACCGGCTGTCTCTGGTGGATCGCGGCTGGATCTACGCCATCGCCCACATTCGCGGCGGTTCGGACAAGGGCTGGGGCTGGTTCTTGGACGCCCGGAAGATGACGAAGAAGAACACCTTCACCGACTTCATCGCCTCCGCCGAACACCTGATCGACAAGAAATACGCCACGGCCGGCAACATCGTGGCCCAGGGCGGATCGGCGGGCGGCCTGTTGATGGGCGCGGTCAACAATATGCGGCCCGACCTTTGGGCCGGGATCATCGGTCAGGTGCCGTTCGTGGACGTGATCAACACCATGTCGGACACCTCCCTGCCGCTGACGCCGCCCGAATGGCCCGAGTGGGGCAATCCGATCGAGGACCCGGCCGCCTACGACTATATGATGAGCTACAGCCCCTACGATCAGGTCGAGCCGAAAGCCTATCCGGCGGTCCTGGCGACAGGCGGTCTGTCCGATCCGCGCGTCACCTACTGGGAGCCGGAGAAGTGGGTCGCCAAGCTGCGACCCGCGACCACCTCGGGCAAGCCTGTGCTGCTGAAGATCAATATGGAGGCCGGTCACGGGGGCGCGGCCGGGCGGTTCGACTATCTGAAGGAGGTCGCCCACGACTACGCCTTCGCCGTCTGGGCTATCGACAAGGGGTGGGAGACGGCGTGA